One Manihot esculenta cultivar AM560-2 chromosome 18, M.esculenta_v8, whole genome shotgun sequence genomic window carries:
- the LOC122722534 gene encoding uncharacterized protein LOC122722534: MSGASYSVESDPSEGSFEENRERMDVRREIELDVQRKDIGVQVNMDEESVDDTQNKDARISSSGEVDPSILSTAAKRGKKKVRGLKGSKKREFWNKLKSGLGSSSNRDSFRCERCGRLHKGVCLAGTTACFRCGQEGHVVRECRTAPWIAQSQRTFLSRVVQQEAATSDPVVPGTEQRNQREQQ, encoded by the exons ATGAGTGGAGCTAGTTATTCTGTGGAATCAGACCCATCTGAAGGATCTTTTGAGGAAAACAGGGAAAGAATGGATGTAAGGAGAGAGATAGAAttagatgtgcaaagaaaggataTAGGAGTGCAAGTGAATATGGACGAAGAGTCTGTAGATGATACCCAGAATAAGGATGCCAGGATCTCtagttcaggagaagttgacCCCTCTATTTTGAGTACAGCTGCTAAAAGGGGGAAAAAGAAAGTCAGAGGccttaaagggtcaaagaagagggagttttggaataagttaaaGTCAGGGTTGGGTTCGAGTTCTAATAGGGATAGCTTTAGATGTGAGAGGTGTGGAAGgctgcataagggagtttgtcttgcagggacaacagcatgttttaggtgtggtcaggagggacatgtAGTTCGTGAGTGTCGTACTGCACCTTGGATAGCTCAGTCTCAGCGGACATTTTTAAGTAGAGTTGTTCAACAGGAGGCAGCCACATCAGACCCAGTAGTGCCAG gcacagaacagaggaaccagagagagcagcagtga